In Mauremys mutica isolate MM-2020 ecotype Southern chromosome 16, ASM2049712v1, whole genome shotgun sequence, one DNA window encodes the following:
- the SLC35E4 gene encoding solute carrier family 35 member E4 has product MGTGVEPQEACISSLHPQCQAPRLVGKGPASPRAGPGAESPSKMCLSSCHRDEAGMTSADGGWARRPWKPDPGPPAYALPLLLTVFVWLATGTTMSSLNKWIFTIHNFRYPVLLSSLHMLTAVLVGYPLTRLRARGDGGMALGARTKARVYLLSLTFCASVAFGNLGLNYVQLDFAQMVYTTTPLFTLILSKVLLGQHHHLLQYAAMGPICLGASFSIIGEVHFDQAGCCFLFAATFLRGLKSLQQSTLLQDKKLDSVTLLCLTSLPSFCILFTAAVVLEVGAAWEGMLHYGSTLWACVLLSCLGSVLYNLASFCVISLTSALTIHVLGNFNVVGNLVLSHLLFGSHLSGLSYAGIGLTLSGMFLYHNCDLIASYWGSRLALGQDQAKPE; this is encoded by the exons ATGGGCACTGGGGTAGAACCACAAGAAGCTTGCATCTCTTCTCTGCACCCCCAGTGTCAAGCCCCCAGGCTGGTTGGGAAGGGACCAGCCTCTCCTCGTGCTGGGCCAGGAGCTGAGTCGCCCTCCAAAATGTGTCTGTCCTCCTGCCACAGAGATGAAGCAGGGATGACCTCTGCCGATGGAGGCTGGGCGCGTCGCCCCTGGAAGCCGGATCCTGGGCCACCCGCTTATGCTCTGCCACTCCTGCTCAccgtgtttgtctggctggccaCTGGCACCACCATGTCCAGCCTCAACAAGTGGATCTTCACCATCCACAACTTCCGGTATCCCGTGCTGCTGTCGTCCCTGCACATGCTCACGGCTGTGCTGGTGGGCTACCCACTGACCAGGCTGCGGGCACGTGGGGATGGGGGCATGGCCCTGGGTGCCAGAACTAAGGCCAGAGTCTATCTGCTGAGCTTGACCTTCTGCGCCAGCGTAGCCTTCGGAAACCTGGGCCTCAACTACGTGCAGCTGGACTTTGCCCAGATGGTGTACACCaccacacccctcttcaccctgATCCTGTCCAAGGTGTTGCTGGGTCAGCACCACCATCTGCTGCAGTACGCTGCCATGGGGCCCATCTGCTTGGGCGCCTCCTTCAGCATCATCGGGGAGGTGCACTTCGAccaggctggctgctgcttcctcttCGCTGCCACCTTCCTCCGTGGATTAAAGTCCTTACAGCAAA GTACCCTGCTGCAGGACAAGAAGCTGGACTCGGTCACCTTGCTCTGCCTGACGTCCCTGCCCAGCTTCTGCATTCTCTTCACAGCGGCTGTGGTGCTGGAGGTGGGGGCAGCCTGGGAGGGCATGCTGCACTACGGCAGCACTCTCTGGGCCTGTGTCCTGCTCAGCTGCCTGGGCTCCGTCCTCTACAACCTGGCCAGCTTCTGCGTCATCTCGCTGACCTCCGCCCTCACCATCCACGTCCTGGGCAACTTCAATGTGGTGGGAAACCTGGTGCTGTCGCACCTCCTCTTCGGCAGCCACCTGAGCGGGCTCAGCTACGCGGGCATCGGCCTCACCCTCTCGGGGATGTTCCTGTACCACAACTGCGACCTCATTGCCAGCTACTGGGGCTCCAGGCTGGCTCTGGGCCAGGACCAGGCAAAGCCAGAATGA